Proteins from a single region of Dyadobacter fanqingshengii:
- a CDS encoding T9SS type A sorting domain-containing protein: MKRLYKFGIWSLLICLGSVTCNAQVGITKTERSNPKGIVTFAESSTISGISSSKHIDGYVRKLGHSVFTYPVGHLGFYRPFAAESDGTTGAYFRGDPGQAVLPAGSPFNRNTRDSSLNAVSSVEYWDVIGTEPTKLTLSWNDGSDLTSLTGGSVDLVTIAGWSKSNARWEKIASLRDQTSITGGTSTILTGSVTSVQAVDLKNYSAFTLGSGLSESVASNFEGVLESVANSEIKGWVWDQSYPNADLTIELYEGQTVYATVKANAFRSDLKDDGKGTGYYGFKISTPATLKDGKAHQLSARIRGSAFILSGSPKQVSYLFEGQMEILDCYRIRGWVWDKQNPNSTIDVEMVEGGIVRATISASQFRQDLSSAGKGSGNYGFEIALPTSLRDGKPHQFDFRVKGSLYSLVGSPKSINCSTSQFYGSINVLDCSTVQGWVWDKSYPDSSLTIELYEGSTVHATVVANAYRADVKSAGYGTGNYGFSFALPASLKDGQAHQVSLRVKGSSFNIGAAKSLTCFTKLYEGSFEGADCTSLRGWVWDKNHPESALVVELLDGSTVHSIYNANILRPDLQSAGTGTGKYGFNIPLPANLRDGKPHQLSVRVQGSTYVLSGSPRTLTCSVPSQFYGSINVLDCSTVQGWAWDKTYPESSLTIELYEGSTVHATVVANAYRADVKSAGYGTGNYGFSFALPASLKDGQAHQVSLRVKGSSFNIGAAKSLTCFTKLYEGSFEGADCTSLRGWVWDKNHPESALVVELLDGSTVHSIYNANILRPDLQSAGTGTGKYGFNIPLPANLRDGKPHQLSVRVQGSTYVLSGSPRTLTCSVPSQFYGSINVLDCSTVQGWAWDKTYPESSLTIELYEGSTVHATVVANAYRADVKSAGYGTGNYGFSFALPASLKDGQAHQVSLRVKGSSFNIGAAKSLTCFTKLYEGSFEGADCTSLRGWVWDKNHPESALVVELLDGSTVHSIYNANILRPDLQSAGTGTGKYGFNIPLPANLRDGKPHQLSVRVQGSTYVLSGSPRTLTCSVPSQFYGSINVLDCSTVQGWAWDKTYPESSLTIELYEGSTVHATVVANAYRADVKSAGYGTGNYGFSFALPASLKDGQAHQVSLRVKGSSFNIGAAKSLTCFTKLYEGSFEGADCTSLRGWVWDKNHPESALVVELLDGSTVHSIYNANILRPDLQSAGTGTGKYGFNIPLPANLRDGKPHQLSVRVQGSTYVLSGSPRTLTCSVPSQFYGSINVLDCSTVQGWAWDKTYPESSLTIELYEGSTVHATVVANAYRADVKSAGYGTGNYGFSFALPASLKDGQAHQVSLRVKGSSFNIGAAKSLTCFTKLYEGSFEGADCTSLRGWVWDKNHPESALVVELLDGSTVHSIYNANILRPDLQSAGTGTGKYGFNIPLPANLRDGKPHQLSVRVQGSTYVLSGSPRTLTCSVPSQFYGSINVLDCSTVQGWAWDKTYPESSLTIELYEGSTVHATVVANAYRADVKSAGYGTGNYGFSFALPASLKDGQAHQLSVRVKNSSYTLNNSPKTITCATTARIAAPDEPSQEVEKIFTGTREQPELDIDLVISPNPTKRKVTASYSLGVNVSAELTITNIVGRQVWRQVVKGTGERVEMPYDFDQLPDGIYIMQIAATGHKFVAKRIVLIK; encoded by the coding sequence ATGAAGAGATTATATAAATTCGGAATTTGGTCATTATTAATTTGTCTTGGTTCGGTTACCTGTAATGCCCAGGTTGGTATTACTAAAACCGAGCGTAGCAATCCAAAAGGTATTGTAACTTTTGCTGAGTCGTCGACGATAAGTGGTATCAGTAGCAGTAAGCATATAGACGGCTATGTCAGAAAATTGGGCCACTCTGTATTTACGTATCCTGTAGGACATCTGGGTTTCTATCGGCCCTTCGCTGCCGAGTCAGACGGAACAACAGGTGCATATTTTCGTGGCGACCCAGGACAAGCAGTACTACCGGCTGGATCGCCGTTTAATAGAAACACCCGGGATAGTTCGCTGAACGCTGTTAGTTCTGTAGAGTACTGGGATGTAATAGGAACTGAGCCCACCAAATTGACGCTAAGCTGGAATGATGGCAGTGATTTGACATCTCTGACAGGTGGGTCAGTCGATTTGGTGACAATTGCGGGCTGGAGTAAATCAAATGCACGCTGGGAGAAGATCGCCTCTCTGCGAGACCAGACCTCTATAACAGGTGGCACCAGTACGATCTTGACTGGTTCGGTCACATCAGTTCAAGCTGTTGATTTGAAAAATTATAGTGCTTTTACCCTAGGATCAGGTTTGTCAGAATCTGTGGCATCCAATTTCGAAGGTGTTTTGGAATCCGTTGCCAATTCGGAAATCAAGGGTTGGGTTTGGGATCAGAGCTATCCTAATGCTGATTTAACCATTGAACTATACGAGGGCCAAACTGTTTATGCAACTGTTAAAGCGAACGCGTTCAGGTCAGATTTGAAAGATGATGGCAAAGGCACCGGTTACTACGGATTCAAGATTTCAACTCCCGCAACGCTTAAAGATGGAAAGGCACATCAACTGAGTGCCAGGATCAGGGGAAGCGCGTTTATACTAAGCGGATCACCAAAGCAGGTTTCTTATTTGTTCGAGGGGCAGATGGAGATATTAGATTGTTACCGGATCAGAGGTTGGGTATGGGATAAGCAGAATCCGAATTCAACTATCGACGTGGAAATGGTTGAAGGTGGTATTGTACGTGCAACCATATCGGCATCTCAGTTCAGACAAGATTTAAGTAGCGCAGGCAAAGGTTCTGGTAATTACGGATTTGAAATTGCTCTTCCGACGTCATTAAGAGATGGTAAGCCGCATCAATTTGATTTCAGAGTTAAAGGAAGCTTGTACAGCCTTGTTGGTTCACCAAAGAGTATAAATTGCTCTACCTCGCAGTTTTACGGAAGTATCAATGTGCTGGATTGTAGCACGGTGCAAGGCTGGGTATGGGACAAGTCTTATCCGGACTCTTCGCTGACGATTGAACTCTATGAAGGCTCGACAGTGCATGCGACTGTGGTAGCCAATGCATACCGTGCCGATGTAAAATCAGCGGGATACGGAACAGGCAACTACGGTTTCAGCTTCGCGCTTCCTGCGAGCCTGAAAGACGGTCAGGCGCACCAGGTTAGCCTGCGCGTGAAGGGTAGCAGTTTCAACATTGGCGCTGCCAAATCTTTGACTTGTTTTACAAAATTATACGAAGGTTCATTTGAAGGTGCAGATTGCACGAGCCTGCGCGGCTGGGTCTGGGACAAAAACCATCCGGAATCAGCACTCGTGGTAGAGCTGCTGGATGGCAGCACGGTCCACTCGATCTATAATGCCAACATCCTGCGTCCAGACTTGCAAAGTGCCGGAACGGGCACAGGCAAATATGGCTTCAACATTCCATTGCCTGCCAACCTTCGCGACGGCAAGCCACACCAGCTCAGTGTGCGTGTACAAGGCAGCACTTATGTGCTTTCAGGTTCACCGCGTACACTCACATGCTCAGTTCCTTCGCAGTTTTACGGAAGCATCAATGTGCTGGATTGTAGCACGGTGCAGGGGTGGGCATGGGACAAGACTTATCCGGAATCTTCGCTGACGATTGAACTCTATGAAGGCTCGACAGTGCATGCGACTGTGGTAGCCAATGCATACCGTGCCGATGTAAAATCAGCGGGATACGGAACAGGCAACTACGGTTTCAGCTTCGCGCTTCCTGCGAGCCTGAAAGACGGTCAGGCGCACCAGGTTAGCCTGCGCGTGAAGGGTAGCAGTTTCAACATTGGCGCTGCCAAATCTTTGACTTGTTTTACAAAATTATACGAAGGTTCATTTGAAGGTGCAGATTGCACGAGCCTGCGCGGCTGGGTCTGGGACAAAAACCATCCGGAATCAGCACTCGTGGTAGAGCTGCTGGATGGCAGCACGGTCCACTCGATCTATAATGCCAACATCCTGCGTCCAGACTTGCAAAGTGCCGGAACGGGCACAGGCAAATATGGCTTCAACATTCCATTGCCTGCCAACCTTCGCGACGGCAAGCCACACCAGCTCAGTGTGCGTGTACAAGGCAGCACTTATGTGCTTTCAGGTTCACCGCGTACACTCACATGCTCAGTTCCTTCGCAGTTTTACGGAAGCATCAATGTGCTGGATTGTAGCACGGTGCAGGGGTGGGCATGGGACAAGACTTATCCGGAATCTTCGCTGACGATTGAACTCTATGAAGGCTCGACAGTGCATGCGACTGTGGTAGCCAATGCATACCGTGCCGATGTAAAATCAGCGGGATACGGAACAGGCAACTACGGTTTCAGCTTCGCGCTTCCTGCGAGCCTGAAAGACGGTCAGGCGCACCAGGTTAGCCTGCGCGTGAAGGGTAGCAGTTTCAACATTGGCGCTGCCAAATCTTTGACTTGTTTTACAAAATTATACGAAGGTTCATTTGAAGGTGCAGATTGCACGAGCCTGCGCGGCTGGGTCTGGGACAAAAACCATCCGGAATCAGCACTCGTGGTAGAGCTGCTGGATGGCAGCACGGTCCACTCGATCTATAATGCCAACATCCTGCGTCCAGACTTGCAAAGTGCCGGAACGGGCACAGGCAAATATGGCTTCAACATTCCATTGCCTGCCAACCTTCGCGACGGCAAGCCACACCAGCTCAGTGTGCGTGTACAAGGCAGCACTTATGTGCTTTCAGGTTCACCGCGTACACTCACATGCTCAGTTCCTTCGCAGTTTTACGGAAGCATCAATGTGCTGGATTGTAGCACGGTGCAGGGGTGGGCATGGGACAAGACTTATCCGGAATCTTCGCTGACGATTGAACTCTATGAAGGCTCGACAGTGCATGCGACTGTGGTAGCCAATGCATACCGTGCCGATGTAAAATCAGCGGGATACGGAACAGGCAACTACGGTTTCAGCTTCGCGCTTCCTGCGAGCCTGAAAGACGGTCAGGCGCACCAGGTTAGCCTGCGCGTGAAGGGTAGCAGTTTCAACATTGGCGCTGCCAAATCTTTGACTTGTTTTACAAAATTATACGAAGGTTCATTTGAAGGTGCAGATTGCACGAGCCTGCGCGGCTGGGTCTGGGACAAAAACCATCCGGAATCAGCACTCGTGGTAGAGCTGCTGGATGGCAGCACGGTCCACTCGATCTATAATGCCAACATCCTGCGTCCAGACTTGCAAAGTGCCGGAACGGGCACAGGCAAATATGGCTTCAACATTCCACTGCCTGCCAACCTTCGCGACGGCAAGCCACACCAGCTCAGTGTGCGTGTACAAGGCAGCACTTATGTGCTTTCAGGTTCACCGCGTACACTCACATGCTCAGTTCCTTCGCAGTTTTACGGAAGCATCAATGTGCTGGATTGTAGCACGGTGCAGGGGTGGGCATGGGACAAGACTTATCCGGAATCTTCGCTGACGATTGAACTCTATGAAGGCTCGACAGTGCATGCGACTGTGGTAGCCAATGCATACCGTGCCGATGTAAAATCAGCGGGATACGGAACAGGCAACTACGGTTTCAGCTTCGCGCTTCCTGCGAGCCTGAAAGACGGTCAGGCGCACCAGGTTAGCCTGCGCGTGAAGGGTAGCAGTTTCAACATTGGCGCTGCCAAATCTTTGACTTGTTTTACAAAATTATACGAAGGTTCATTTGAAGGTGCAGATTGCACGAGCCTGCGCGGCTGGGTCTGGGACAAAAACCATCCGGAATCAGCACTCGTGGTAGAGCTGCTGGATGGCAGCACGGTCCACTCGATCTATAATGCCAACATCCTGCGTCCAGACTTGCAAAGTGCCGGAACGGGCACAGGCAAATATGGCTTCAACATTCCATTGCCTGCCAACCTTCGCGACGGCAAGCCACACCAGCTCAGTGTGCGTGTACAAGGCAGCACTTATGTGCTTTCAGGTTCACCGCGTACACTCACATGCTCAGTTCCTTCGCAGTTTTACGGAAGCATCAATGTGCTGGATTGTAGCACGGTGCAGGGGTGGGCATGGGACAAGACTTATCCGGAATCTTCGCTGACGATTGAACTCTATGAAGGCTCGACAGTGCATGCGACTGTGGTAGCCAATGCATACCGTGCCGATGTAAAATCAGCGGGATACGGAACAGGCAACTACGGTTTCAGCTTCGCGCTTCCTGCGAGCCTGAAAGACGGTCAGGCGCACCAGCTAAGCGTTCGTGTGAAGAATAGCAGTTATACACTGAATAATTCGCCGAAGACGATTACGTGCGCTACAACTGCACGCATTGCTGCACCGGATGAGCCAAGCCAGGAAGTCGAAAAGATTTTCACAGGAACTCGTGAACAACCGGAGTTGGATATTGATCTGGTAATCTCACCAAATCCTACAAAAAGAAAAGTAACGGCAAGCTATTCTCTTGGTGTGAATGTTTCTGCTGAGTTGACGATTACAAATATCGTTGGACGGCAGGTTTGGCGGCAGGTCGTGAAAGGAACAGGAGAGCGAGTTGAAATGCCGTACGATTTTGACCAATTGCCGGATGGTATTTACATTATGCAAATAGCCGCAACTGGTCATAAGTTCGTGGCTAAGCGCATTGTGCTCATAAAGTAG
- a CDS encoding 3-keto-disaccharide hydrolase, whose translation MKKTLTTLCMALFLSAGLSFSSVAQDGWISIYNGKNFDGWKIGANASSFTIVDGNIQVAGPRAHLFYDGPVKNHMFKNFEFKATVMTKPGANSGIFIHTAYQEDGWPSQGYEVQVNQSHTDYKRTGSLYNVVDVKETYVKDNEWYTEYIKVEGKHITIKINDKVVVDYEESDVDKREGDMKTKFLKAGTFALQAHDPKSVVLYKDIMVRPLTE comes from the coding sequence ATGAAAAAAACATTGACTACATTATGTATGGCGCTTTTTTTGAGCGCTGGTCTATCATTTTCTTCCGTTGCCCAGGACGGCTGGATCTCAATTTATAATGGAAAGAATTTCGATGGCTGGAAAATTGGTGCAAATGCATCCTCGTTCACCATCGTGGATGGAAACATTCAGGTAGCAGGCCCGCGGGCGCATTTGTTTTACGATGGTCCCGTGAAAAATCATATGTTCAAAAACTTTGAGTTCAAAGCGACGGTGATGACTAAACCTGGCGCAAATTCAGGGATTTTTATCCATACTGCTTATCAGGAAGATGGGTGGCCGTCGCAAGGTTACGAGGTGCAGGTGAACCAGTCGCATACAGACTATAAGCGCACAGGAAGCTTGTATAATGTAGTTGATGTGAAAGAAACGTATGTGAAGGATAACGAATGGTATACCGAATACATCAAAGTAGAAGGCAAGCACATCACCATTAAGATCAATGATAAGGTCGTGGTAGATTACGAAGAATCTGATGTGGACAAAAGAGAGGGTGATATGAAAACCAAATTCCTGAAAGCCGGAACCTTCGCATTGCAGGCACATGATCCCAAAAGCGTAGTGCTGTACAAGGACATTATGGTTCGCCCGTTAACAGAATAA
- a CDS encoding YdeI/OmpD-associated family protein: MEDVVRFESTLDRLPRKGGEFYMIVPDEVAVQFVEGRKPARVRCLLNDKVDFQCAIRPKGEGGFYINIGTPLRQEGKFVLGQKLHVQIRKDESEFGRDMPEELQELLELDEEGKRLFYESLPSHQRAIIYYVAGAKSVQVRIDRAIMMINRLKVK; encoded by the coding sequence ATGGAAGATGTTGTCCGTTTCGAATCAACATTAGATCGCCTCCCACGCAAGGGAGGCGAATTTTATATGATCGTACCCGACGAAGTTGCCGTGCAGTTTGTCGAGGGCCGGAAGCCTGCGCGGGTAAGGTGTCTGTTGAATGATAAAGTGGATTTTCAATGCGCAATCAGGCCGAAGGGTGAGGGAGGCTTCTACATTAATATAGGAACGCCGCTCAGGCAGGAGGGGAAGTTTGTATTGGGCCAAAAATTGCACGTGCAAATTCGCAAAGACGAAAGTGAATTTGGCCGCGATATGCCCGAAGAGTTGCAGGAATTGCTGGAACTGGATGAGGAAGGCAAACGCCTTTTCTACGAATCGTTACCCAGTCACCAGCGCGCTATTATTTATTATGTTGCGGGCGCCAAATCCGTTCAGGTGCGTATTGATCGGGCCATTATGATGATCAACAGGTTGAAGGTTAAGTGA
- a CDS encoding DEAD/DEAH box helicase, with protein MNFNEFELHEDVLNAVDSMNYQQATPIQEQAIPYILSGKDLLACAQTGTGKTAAYLIPILDKVAHESNEHTGALILVPTRELAVQIDQQIQGLGYFVGATSIAVYGGNKGPEWDQQKKALTQGADIIIATPGRLIAHLQLGYVTFGNVKHLVLDEADRMLDMGFLSDILKIMSFLPAKRQTLMFSATMPPKIGELAKRILQNPEEIRLAVSRPVDRIDQQFYMAKDEQKLPLLLHLLSQVENTSMVLFTSRKSTVEPIVRALRKLGLAARGISSDSEQADREIVLREFKNRQFPVLVATDVLSRGIDIDNLSHVVNYDVPRDPEDYVHRIGRTARAESKGTAITFINEQDQKYVLKIEKLFEKELEKRSITQDLGLGDAPLFEPRRFRAAGGRKPGVAGKPAHKSSARPKRRKPKTETNNPTQA; from the coding sequence TTGAATTTCAATGAATTTGAACTCCACGAAGACGTGCTTAACGCCGTGGATTCCATGAACTACCAGCAAGCAACACCTATTCAGGAGCAAGCAATCCCTTACATTCTTAGTGGTAAAGACCTTCTTGCCTGCGCACAAACAGGAACAGGAAAAACGGCTGCCTATCTGATCCCTATTTTAGATAAAGTTGCCCATGAAAGCAACGAACACACCGGTGCATTGATCCTTGTACCAACGCGTGAGCTTGCCGTGCAGATCGATCAGCAGATTCAGGGATTGGGATACTTTGTCGGTGCTACCAGCATTGCCGTCTACGGCGGTAACAAAGGACCGGAGTGGGACCAGCAGAAAAAAGCATTAACCCAAGGTGCAGACATCATTATTGCAACTCCGGGAAGGCTGATCGCCCATTTGCAGCTTGGCTACGTGACTTTTGGAAACGTGAAGCATTTAGTGCTGGACGAGGCCGACAGAATGTTGGACATGGGCTTTCTCAGCGACATTTTAAAGATCATGAGCTTTTTGCCTGCGAAGAGACAAACGCTTATGTTTTCGGCAACAATGCCGCCAAAAATCGGGGAGCTCGCAAAACGCATTTTGCAAAATCCCGAGGAAATAAGACTTGCGGTTTCGCGGCCGGTTGATCGCATTGACCAGCAGTTTTATATGGCAAAGGACGAACAAAAATTACCATTACTGCTGCATTTACTGAGTCAGGTTGAAAACACCAGTATGGTGCTTTTTACTTCGCGTAAATCAACTGTTGAACCTATTGTGCGCGCATTGAGAAAGCTCGGCCTTGCTGCCAGGGGAATTTCATCAGACTCTGAGCAGGCCGACCGGGAGATTGTTTTGAGAGAATTTAAAAACAGGCAATTCCCCGTGCTGGTGGCAACAGATGTGCTTTCACGTGGAATTGATATTGATAATTTGAGCCACGTTGTCAATTACGACGTCCCGCGCGATCCCGAGGATTACGTTCACCGCATTGGTCGGACGGCGCGTGCGGAATCAAAAGGCACGGCTATAACGTTCATTAATGAGCAAGACCAGAAATATGTTTTGAAAATCGAAAAGCTTTTTGAAAAAGAACTTGAAAAGCGGTCGATAACCCAGGATCTGGGACTTGGAGATGCTCCACTATTTGAGCCACGGCGTTTCAGGGCAGCCGGCGGTCGCAAACCTGGGGTTGCTGGTAAGCCAGCCCACAAATCATCTGCAAGACCGAAAAGACGTAAACCTAAAACAGAAACAAATAATCCTACCCAGGCCTAG
- a CDS encoding DUF1361 domain-containing protein, which produces MDRLIDWIRNHKFSVSDPPIISMEGLFSLLLLLLLSLVAVFFHLIRIFFNSPVDFSMDWNLFLSWIPLITAFLADNFTKRFGRIPFTLIVLTTVWLAFFPNAPYMITDLAHLTVDYQRDLTWHDVIMLFFYAEVSLFNGLLSLYWIHRSWRRVFSRRVSITFLLLSLPLAGFGVYLGRVRRMNSWDIIHDPHAILNNLIESAMDRTAWVFSMEIGMLLGILYLVLWVIIRFRIRYSKKNQVVD; this is translated from the coding sequence TTGGACCGTTTGATAGATTGGATAAGGAACCATAAGTTCAGCGTCTCAGATCCGCCCATTATATCGATGGAGGGTTTGTTCTCGCTCTTGCTGCTTTTGCTGTTAAGCCTGGTTGCCGTATTTTTTCACCTTATTCGCATTTTTTTCAATTCCCCCGTTGATTTTTCAATGGACTGGAATCTGTTTTTGAGCTGGATCCCACTCATCACAGCATTCCTGGCCGACAATTTTACCAAACGTTTCGGCAGAATTCCTTTTACGCTGATCGTACTTACCACCGTCTGGCTGGCATTCTTTCCCAATGCGCCTTATATGATCACCGACCTGGCCCACTTAACCGTGGATTACCAGCGCGACCTGACCTGGCACGATGTCATTATGCTTTTCTTTTACGCAGAAGTAAGCCTTTTCAACGGGCTGTTATCGTTATACTGGATTCACCGGTCATGGCGACGCGTTTTTTCACGGCGTGTCAGCATTACATTTTTGTTGTTAAGCCTCCCGCTTGCCGGCTTTGGGGTTTACCTGGGCAGGGTAAGGCGCATGAACAGTTGGGACATTATCCATGATCCACACGCCATTTTAAATAACCTGATCGAGAGCGCGATGGACCGTACAGCCTGGGTCTTCAGCATGGAAATTGGTATGCTGCTGGGGATTTTGTATCTGGTGCTATGGGTCATCATCCGCTTCCGGATCAGATACAGTAAGAAAAATCAGGTTGTTGATTAA
- a CDS encoding class I SAM-dependent methyltransferase gives MQISDNVKDSYSSQYNDDSVSWRNTGAKYKAQNIVALSKNISFKNVLEVGAGEGSILSWLSQWDYCQDLNCVEISESGIGLIKSKNIKNLNDILLFDGYQIPYPDNHFDLVICSHVLEHVEHERILLREIKRVSKYQIFEVPIDFSFYVDKKVKHFLSYGHINIYTPALLRFLLRSENFQIKSDICHLYHDEVIKPLFKNNPSGFYLTKIKHFVLRLFPYFLGIKPNAYAVLTEKTEKDLSIF, from the coding sequence ATGCAAATATCTGATAATGTAAAAGATTCCTATTCTTCCCAGTATAACGACGACTCGGTTTCCTGGCGAAACACCGGGGCCAAATACAAGGCACAAAACATTGTCGCACTGTCAAAGAATATCAGTTTCAAAAATGTGCTTGAAGTCGGGGCAGGCGAGGGGAGCATACTTTCCTGGCTTTCTCAGTGGGATTATTGTCAAGATTTAAATTGCGTCGAGATTTCCGAAAGCGGAATCGGTCTGATAAAATCCAAGAATATCAAAAATCTCAACGACATTCTCCTTTTCGACGGTTACCAAATTCCCTATCCCGACAATCATTTTGATCTGGTAATCTGTTCACACGTATTAGAGCATGTGGAACATGAACGGATTTTGCTGCGGGAAATCAAACGTGTTTCGAAATATCAGATTTTCGAAGTGCCCATTGATTTTTCTTTTTATGTGGATAAAAAAGTGAAACATTTCCTTTCCTATGGGCACATCAACATTTATACACCCGCATTGCTCAGGTTTCTGCTCAGGTCTGAAAACTTCCAGATCAAAAGCGACATCTGCCACCTGTATCATGACGAAGTCATTAAACCGCTTTTCAAGAATAACCCGTCAGGGTTTTATCTGACTAAAATCAAGCATTTCGTCTTGCGGTTATTTCCGTATTTTTTGGGAATAAAACCCAATGCTTATGCAGTGTTGACGGAAAAGACTGAAAAGGATCTATCCATATTTTAA
- a CDS encoding pseudouridine synthase gives MTDSIHLPLQIVYQDEELVVINKPNGLLVHRSPIAADADFFAVQLLRDQLGQKVFPVHRLDRKTSGVLLFALNEEMNSLMQQQFQDGKVEKTYHAIVRGYTPDVLDIDYPLKKEDGAIQEAFTSLRTLARTEVDFAIGKHPTSRYSLVELKPTTGRMHQLRKHMAHIFHPIIGDRPHGCNKQNRYFKERFEMNEMLLHASEIEFLHPSKIRLETLRAPFQTNFIAAMNLLHLS, from the coding sequence GTGACAGATTCGATACACTTGCCCCTTCAGATAGTCTACCAGGACGAAGAACTCGTCGTCATCAACAAGCCGAACGGCCTGCTCGTCCACCGATCGCCGATTGCCGCCGATGCAGATTTCTTCGCCGTTCAGCTGTTGAGAGACCAGCTCGGACAAAAAGTATTTCCTGTGCACCGGCTGGATCGGAAAACTTCAGGGGTCCTGCTCTTCGCCTTAAATGAAGAAATGAACAGCCTCATGCAGCAGCAGTTTCAGGACGGCAAGGTTGAGAAAACTTACCATGCCATTGTCAGAGGCTACACGCCGGACGTGCTCGACATTGATTACCCGTTAAAAAAAGAAGACGGCGCGATCCAGGAAGCCTTCACGTCCCTTCGCACACTGGCACGCACGGAAGTCGACTTCGCCATTGGCAAACACCCCACCTCGCGCTATTCCCTGGTAGAACTAAAACCCACCACCGGCCGCATGCACCAACTCCGCAAGCACATGGCTCACATCTTTCATCCCATAATAGGCGACCGCCCGCATGGATGCAACAAGCAGAATCGGTATTTTAAGGAACGGTTTGAGATGAATGAGATGCTGTTGCACGCGTCGGAAATCGAGTTTTTACATCCGTCTAAAATTCGGTTGGAAACACTCAGGGCTCCTTTTCAGACAAATTTTATTGCTGCGATGAATCTGCTGCATTTATCGTGA